Proteins encoded in a region of the Bradyrhizobium sp. CB3481 genome:
- a CDS encoding transporter, with protein sequence MMKAVLVASAFTAAVSLQAPDARADAGGVSFWLPGAFGSLAAAPVVPGWAYSTIYLHLQANAGATQNFITSNGGRGSVVTGLNARADALAVGITYTSPTPVLGGQAAISFLTAPGNVGAAIGSTLTGPAGNTISGVATDNRTTVSDVLYQGTLKWNQGVHNEMIYVVGNIPSGTYDLNRLANLSFGFGGIDAGVGYTYLDQKTGHEFSVVGGLTYSTINPYLQYQNGIDFHLDWGASQFISKNVHVGLVGYYFQQITDDSGPGATLGSFRGRAIGLGPQIGFIIPISKEYQGYLNIKGYKDLETENRAKTWTTWVTFAISAAPPETPVKPTLRK encoded by the coding sequence ATGATGAAGGCAGTTCTGGTGGCGTCAGCGTTCACGGCGGCGGTTTCTCTGCAGGCGCCAGACGCCCGCGCGGATGCCGGTGGCGTGAGCTTCTGGCTCCCAGGGGCCTTCGGCAGTTTGGCGGCTGCGCCGGTAGTGCCCGGCTGGGCCTATTCGACCATCTACCTGCATCTGCAGGCCAACGCAGGTGCGACGCAGAACTTCATCACCAGCAACGGCGGGCGCGGCAGCGTGGTCACCGGGTTGAACGCCAGGGCTGATGCGCTCGCGGTCGGCATCACCTACACCTCTCCGACGCCGGTGCTTGGCGGCCAGGCGGCAATCAGCTTCCTGACCGCGCCTGGCAACGTAGGGGCCGCCATCGGATCTACGCTGACGGGGCCGGCGGGAAATACCATCTCCGGCGTCGCGACGGACAACCGCACGACGGTCTCGGACGTCCTCTACCAGGGCACCCTGAAGTGGAATCAGGGCGTCCACAACGAGATGATCTACGTCGTCGGTAACATCCCGAGCGGCACCTACGATCTCAACCGGCTCGCGAACCTGAGCTTCGGGTTCGGCGGCATCGACGCCGGCGTCGGATACACCTATCTCGACCAAAAGACCGGTCATGAATTCTCGGTCGTCGGAGGGCTGACCTACAGTACCATCAACCCCTATCTTCAATACCAGAACGGCATTGACTTCCATCTCGACTGGGGGGCCTCGCAGTTCATCAGCAAGAACGTGCACGTCGGCCTGGTCGGGTACTACTTCCAGCAGATCACCGACGACTCTGGGCCCGGTGCAACGCTCGGCAGCTTCCGGGGACGGGCCATCGGCCTCGGACCGCAGATCGGATTCATCATCCCGATCTCGAAGGAGTATCAGGGCTACCTCAACATCAAGGGCTACAAGGATCTCGAGACCGAAAACCGCGCCAAGACGTGGACTACGTGGGTGACATTCGCGATCTCGGCCGCGCCTCCCGAGACGCCAGTGAAGCCAACCCTGCGAAAATGA